CAAGATAGGCAAGTGATCTTTCTTTTGTGTTTGTGGCCAATGATTCAATTTCTTGAGAGACTTGGACAGGTTGTTTAGAGTTGTTTGTTCCGTCAAATTGACTATAAATACAATGATCTGAATACGAGATCATTGTATTAACCTCCTTTACTGCAATAATATCGGTGACATCTACCAAAAGCGCTTATTGTAATGCTTTAGCTGACTGTATAACCGCTGCGCGTTGAGGTGTTTCTGTATAATTAGCTTCTCTAAACACTTATATATCATCACGAATAGCATTTGCATTTAGGTCTATCCCTTCTATGGATTTACCACGTTCTAGCTTTGGAATGGAGTCAGATCTTTCTAACTCAACTATTTGTTCTGATGGTGTAATTATTTTATCTACTGGTACGTTTCCACCTCCATCACAGGCAGTGATGAAGACAGTACATAATGTAAAAAGTGTTTTTTTATTCCGTTTAAATGCCTTGTTCGGTGAATAAACAAAATCCGAACTTAACTTATCCATACCCCATTGGTTATCTGACAATCAATAGAATCTAAAACCATATGAACAGACAAACCTAGGCCAATAAATCTTGTTTTTGGTATAAAACAAAGTACAACATACAAAACGATAAACCAAAGTTGATGTAATGGATGAAAGCCAATACTGCAACGATTTGGGCTATATATTGGATCAGCTAATAAATGATCAATATCTACAAGCATTGTCGAGATCATTATAAAATAAGCCACTTTCCAAATATTTCGGTAAAAAATCCCTACCAATAAAGCGGGAACAATGAAATGTAAGTATAAATGAAACATGTAAATGCCATCCTCTCTTTATCACCTAACACCTAACACCTTAATAACAGGCTAAGTAATGGTTGGCTAAAATGTGGAACGAAGTGGACCTAGCAAGCGTTATGTGTGATCTCCCCCCCTTAAACAGCTTGTTATGTGCTACCTTCTTCCGAGGATCCTGAGTATGCGTAAAAACAAATTAATAATGTCCATATACAACGCAGCAGCACTATCCACTGCATTATCATATGTCTTAGGAATGGCATTTGCTCTAGCCCAATCATATCCAATATAACCGCAGAAGATAATCGCAACAATCCAATCTAAAACGCCATGATGAGTATTAAATATATAGATTTCAATTAGCTCGACTACGATTACACAGAGTAAAGCTATTGTAAGACCTCCCGCTATTTTATTGAAAAAGGCAGGATACATAGAACCTAAAAGCATCATAACGAAAGTTACCATACCTGTAACTCTTATGGCTTCGAGTACAATGTCTGGATTATATTGGCTTACAACTAAATTAATAATTAATCCGAAAGGAACAACCACAAAATTATAACCAATAAAACTAACCACTGGGCTATCAGATTTACTAAAAAGATAAATACCAAACAAACATGATGCAAAATAACCAATAAAGAAAACTATTGGATTAATACTGTTTATAGATTCAACTGGAATATTTAGAACCATTAGCCAGTTTATAGCGAAGCCCCAAATTAGAGTTAAACCAATAACAAAATTGTAAGTTGAACCACTTATGATCTTGTCATTGGTTTCTGTTCTGCCAAATACATCTATTTTCATTTTATTTCCCTATAGTTTAAAATATTCACCACTTTATCGTGGCACATAACGCCCTGCTTGTTATACGGCATTACACTCTACGAGATGCTCACTTTTTGTATATTGCATTTTTATCTCGTTTCCCTACTGCTAAAACATAGACCACGATCTCGTCATCTGATACCTCGTACGCTAATCTGTAGCCTACTGTACGTAATTTAATTTTGTAAACATAATCGTAGTCTCTTAATTTATCCCACTCTTTTTTTGCGGCTGGAAGAAATTTTAATTTATAAGTCATCTAAATTTACTTCAATTGCTTCTGATAAATCATTGCGACGAAGATCTACTATTTTACCTCACTCATAATCATCTACAACGTCCATTAATACCAAAGGAATTAATATAGCTTCCATGTATTGCGCAGGAAAAATTAACACTAGCAAGGCGTGAGTTGTAGGAGAGTGTTGTTCTCACTTCAAAACTCACAACGCAGGGTGGGATAATTTCAACAAGCAAGACGGGTAACCTTTTTAGTTCCTTTGGTATTATTATACCTGTATGTAAACACCGCTAAATAAATCCGATTAGTTATTTATGCATTTCACTTAAAATTTTATTATTATTTGAAAATACGCAGGATAAAAAGATGAAAGTAACGAGAAATAAGACACGTTACTTTCTTTAAACATGCCTTATCGTCATCAACCTTAATAAGCGGGTTCAATCGTTCCCTTGAAGGTTTTCTTTATAAAATCACGGATGGGCTTAGAGTGATAAATTTCAACAAACTTTTTATACGTCGCATTGTTTTTATCCGCCCTTCTTGCGGCGATGATCATAACGGCTAACGGCGCCGTTTTAGGCTCTAGATAAATCCCTTGTTTATTAGGATCTAAACCTGCTGACATTACATAGTTCATCGTGATAGTAGCCGCATCTACATCCTCTAAGCTCCGAGGTAACTGAGCGGCCTCAATTTCAATAAATCTAAAATGCTTAGGATTCGTCTTAATATCATTGAGTGTTGCCTGATAGCCAACATTCTCTTTTAACGTAATTAATTTTGCATCGGCTAATAAAAGCAACCCGCGCCCAGCATTGGTTGGATCGTTAGGGATTGCTATCAGTGCATTATCTGGTAGCTCATTAACGGCGCTATATTTAGACGAATAAATTCCCATGCGCATTAATATAGAGCTCCCTAGTGAGATCAGATGTGTTTCGTTATGTTTATTATAATTAAGTAAAAAAGGTAAATGCTGATAACTATTAAGGTCAATATCACCACTGGCGAGTGCTGCATTGGGCGCGATAAAGTCAGAAAACTCCACCAGCTTAACATTGAGACCTTGTTTTCTTGCCTCGATTACAACCGCCTCAATCACCTGAGCATGCGGGCCTACGGTCGCGCCTACTTTTAATAATTGCTCATCACCTTGATTGCACGCAACCAAACTAAGTAGAAGACTGCAACTCAAAAAACATCGGTATATTAATTTATCCTTGCCCATATTAACTCCATTATAGATGTGTAGACGTCCATACGTCTTATAACTACAATACATTCGTTCATTAAATATGCAACAAAAACTTATCGATAAATAAATTTTCGATTACAATTTATTTTCAATAACCATTAAAAAATCACTTTATAGTATTAAGGTGTTTTGCTTCGCGCCTCGCTTTTAAGAACCGTTTAATCGGCTAATCTTGCCATTTTTTTTGCATTTTTAGTAACGTTTCTTGAGGCACTTGATGTTGATTATTAAAGCTCCCCGTACACACCCTAATATTTAATTTAGCATGGTATTTTTTAGCGAGTGAGCGATATGATGACATTTCCCATTGCTGTACAAAGGTATTGGACACCACCACATTATTCGATTTTTTTAACTGCAGCTCACATTGTGTTAAACACCAAAGATGGGCTTTTTTTAGTTGCATGGCATCAAACTTATAATGTCCATTCGTATCTATGAAATACATATCCGTTTCTAAATGGTAAGCATCTATTGTTTTAGCCAGTGTGGACTTACCACTACCGGGTAAACCTCGTATCAAAGTTAACGTTATTGTTTGCAAAAAAATCCCTTATGTTAATAGAAAATAATATTAGTGCTTCTATGGCGTAGCTATCAAATCATCACAGAGAAATACACGCTAATAAAAGGTTAAGCTTTAAAGCTCCGTAATAAATCAAAAATATTTAAACGTTTCGCCAGCACTTATCTCTTTACGTCCTAAATTTCCTTTTTAAAATTCGAAAATGAGGATCGTTCTCATTTGCATCTGATATGCATTTCATCATTAAATTCATTATCTTTGATGTATTTCACAAAACCAAGTTGTTTTCGTGATCTTTTCATCTAAAAAACAATCAAACTTAAAATAACTTATTGTTTTAATTGATTTTTTTGTTTTTTAGTTTATTTTTAGTCCTGTTTCAAAAATAATAAAACTCATTGGAAATCGAATACGACCAGCATGATGCACAACATCAAAAAAAAAATTCGATTTTCCAAAGGCATACTTATAAATCAATAGGCTATCTTCATGTTTAAAAATTTATCATTAAAGAATAAATTATCGATATCGGCAAGTTTTGCCCTTATCATTGGGGCTTTACTCATAGAAATACTTTCTTTTAATGCATCCTTAAATAGGCTCGACATCGAGGTTGAGGAGCGCTTAAAAAACTCAGCATCTTCTTACAATCGTTATGTTGAAGATTGGTTATCCTCTAAAGAGGATGCGCTGACTTCGTTAAGTTATGATGTGCAAGAAGACACTATTATCTCGCATTTAAAACAAATGAAAAATTCAGGTGATTTTGAAAATGTATTTCTTGCTTACCCTGATGGTAGCCAAAAAAATGCAAATGGCGTGATATTACCTAGCCAAAATAACGACCCACGAAAATGGGAATGGTATACCCAAGCTCAATCTAATAGCGTATTTTTAAGCGATCCGAGTATTGCAGCTGCTAGTGGTCAATATGTTGTTTCTATCGGCACGCGTATTCATTTATTTACTAAATCACTGGTATTAGGCGCCGATATTAAAATAACCGATATTATCGAAAACACGAAAAAAGTTATTTTACCCGGTGATGGCTCTATGTTTATTGTCACCACTAATGGCAATATATTCAGTCACGAAAATGTAAGTTTATTAAATAAAAATGTTTCTGCTTTAGGGATCCAAGAAAGGGATATTCGAGACGTCATTCAAAGTACTAAAAACAAAAAAATCATGATCAATGGTGTCGAGCATATTTTATTTGTCATGCCAATAAAAGGCACGCATCTCAATACAGTGGTTATCGTCAATTATGATTCATTGATCTCACCTCTTTATGCCACTTTTATGAGTTTTCTACTGGTGATTGGCTTGATCGTACTTGTCTGTAGTATTTTATTTAATGCACTTTGTAATATCCTTTTCAAACCATTACAAAATATCTCTTACGCTTTAGCGCAAATTAGCAGTGGTAATGGCGATTTAACGTTACGTATTAAAGTAGAGTCAAATGATGAAGTGGGCCGCCTAGCCAATGGCTTTAATGTTTTTGTTGATAGCTTACAGCAACTGATATTACATGTTCGCAATCAAGCAGAGCAATTAAATGAACAATCTGAGCTCGGCGTTCAAAGAGCTCACATTGCGACCCAAAAACTAACGCAACAGCAACAAGAGATCACTATGGTGGCAACCGCAGTGACAGAAATGGCGTCAGCAACACAAGAAATCGCATCACATGCAGAGCAAACAGCAGAAGCGGCCCAAAACTCAACACACAGTACCCAAAATGGTCATGATTTAGTTATCAATACGAAGGCTTCTATCAATGATTTAGCCAAAGAGCTTACCGAAGCAAGTACCGTTATTGAGGCCCTTAACACACATGCCAGTGAAATATCTAGCGTTCTTGCAACCATTCAGGGTATTGCCGAACAAACGAACCTACTCGCCTTAAACGCGGCGATTGAAGCTGCTCGCGCCGGTGAACAAGGACGAGGTTTTGCCGTGGTTGCCGATGAAGTTCGCGTATTATCACAGCGTACTCATTCATCAACAGAAGAGATAAAATTAACCATAGACACTTTACAAAAAACGACTCAACACGCCGTTGCTCTGATGAAAAGTAGCTATGCTTTAGCCAATAATTCTGTTGAAGACGCCAATAAAGCAAGTGCGGCGTTAGAAGAGATCAGCTCCTCTGTTAGTGTGATCAGTGATATGGCGACACAAATTGCAACGGCTGCCGAAGAGCAATCTCATGTAACGAATGATATTTCACAAAATGTCACCATTATTAAAGATGGCACGGATCAATTAGCGGAAGGATCTGAAGAAGATTTACTGGGATCTAATGAGCTTAAACAACATGCTGAAGAGTTAAGTAAAAAAGTGGCCATGTTTAAACTTTCTTGATCACGAATAAACACATGTTACTTTTATCTGCTGTCTTGCTCAGATAGCAGTTAAAATGTAGCCCTTGTTAATAGCCTTTCCCTTTTCATCGGGGGTGCATGAAAGTGTATTCATGCAGCATGTCAGTATAAAGGCACAATATATTTACATAACGAATTTATCTCGTGAATACTAATACCAAAGGAACTAAAAAGGTTACCCGTCTTGCTTGTTGAAATTATCCCACCCTGCGTTGTGAGTTTTGAAGTGAGAACAACACTCTCCTACAACTCTCGCTTTGCTAGTGTTAATTTTTCCTGCGCAACACATGAAAACTTAATTAATTCCTTTGGTATAAATAATAAAAAAAGGCACCTTAGTGCCTTTTTTTATTATTTTATCTGCACATTAAATCAGCAGAGATAACACAGAAAATACTGAAAGAATAATAAGGAAGCAATTCCACTAATAACAACCCAAATTAAATCGAATTTGAAACTGACCAACGTACAAACAATCGCAGCCAGCACTTTAGGATTATGTAAATTAAATTCCATGTGTTCCCCCGACCCTAAGATCGAGACAGCAATAATAGCGGGAAGCACGGTGACAGGCACAAAGCGCAAGGTCTTTTTAAAACGCTCCGGCATATTAAAACGTCCCGCTAAACCTATAATTGAGAAACGGATAATAAAAGTAGCAATCACCATACTCGCAGTGATCAATACATAGGTATCTAAATTAATATGATGCATTATATAATTCCTTCGTTTGATGCTTTGATTTCAATATATTTATCGTCTCTTTGTTGCCCAGTAAGCAAGCTTTCTTCTTTTTGCATGGCTTCGGTAGAAAGATCCATTCGATAACCAGCAAAAACACCGGTACAGGCAGCAATAACAAGACCTAATGAATAAGGAAGACCTGATAATAAAATACCTGTTATGGTCGCTACAACGGCGGCGGTAATACATTCTCTGGTTTTAACTTGCGGAATAACAATGGCAATAAAGGCTGCAACCATCGCAAAATCAAGCCCATAATTAGCAATTTCTGGGAATGAACTTCCCACGATAGCACCTAGGAAATTAGCAATGACCCAAGTAAACCAAAAGCCCCCCATCGCCCCTAAATAAAACCAATGTCTATTTCCTTTATTAAGTTTCATCTCGTCGATCGTGGCTGCATAGACTTCATCGGTTAATCCAAATGACATTAATGCACGCATCGGAAAAGAATAATCTTTCATATATTCAGCCATTGAAGCGCTGTATAAAACATGCCTAAGATTAATAATAAACGTGGTTAACATGATAATTAAAATGCTGGCAGAAGATTGTATTAAACCTAATGCAACCATTTGTGCTGATCCCGCAAAAACAGTAAATGACCAAAATGTACTTTCTGTTATAGACATGCCAACGCTGATACTAATTGCACCAACAATAAACGAAAAAGGGAAACCACCAATACATAATGGGAAAATTGCTTTTAACCCCATTAATAAATATTTTTTATTCATATCAATACCTGTTTGTTCCATTTGCACTAAATTATTGCAAGTTATTTTGCAGTTATCTTGCAAATTGTTTTGCAATTGTATTGGCATTTCACGTTAAGTACAAGATACTTTAAGCGGTTTTGGAAAATTTATTGGGAATTAATCACAAAAAATTCGCCATTAATCACATTTAAAACCTTTCTAATACGATATAACCTGCTACAGAGAAAGTTATAGGTAAATAAATTTGCAACTTTGCTTGCAAATTTATTTGTAAGTAGTAAGGTCTCGGAGTCAACATTATTTTATCTAGGAAATATCATGAAAAAAATTATTACAGCAAACAGTGCACCTGAAGCAATTGGTCCATATTCACATGGGAATAAATTTGAAAACCTTATTTTTACTTCTGGTCAACTACCCGTTTGTAAAGAAAAAGGCGGTGTCGTTGATGGTGGGATCACCGAGCAATCACAGCAATCATTACAAAATTTAAAAGCCGTTTTAGAAGCGGGTGGTGGTAGTCTAGATACCGTATTAAAAACCACTTGTTACCTTGCCGATATTAATGACTTTGCCGCCTTTAATAAGGTTTACAGTGAATTTTTTAAAACTGAATGTCCCGCTCGTAGTTGCTTTGCAGTAAAAGATTTACCACTCAATGTAAGAGTTGAAGTTGAAGCAATCGCTTATTCTAAGTAAGAGTCAATAATTTTGAGGGGATCAATATGAAAACACAATGGCAACAATATATAAATATTTTAAATTCGGTCGTTAAACCTGCATTAGGTTGTACGGAGCCTATCGCTGTTGCTTATGCCTCTGCTGTCGCAATGCAAATGTTAAGCGCTGAGCCAGAGAAAATTACAGTACACGTCTCTGATAATTTATATAAAAATTCTATGGGCGTCTTTGTCCCTGGTACCGGCCGTATTGGTTTGCATATTGCAGCCTCTGTGGG
The sequence above is a segment of the Psychromonas sp. CNPT3 genome. Coding sequences within it:
- a CDS encoding DUF6122 family protein, whose translation is MFHLYLHFIVPALLVGIFYRNIWKVAYFIMISTMLVDIDHLLADPIYSPNRCSIGFHPLHQLWFIVLYVVLCFIPKTRFIGLGLSVHMVLDSIDCQITNGVWIS
- a CDS encoding Bax inhibitor-1 family protein, which produces MKIDVFGRTETNDKIISGSTYNFVIGLTLIWGFAINWLMVLNIPVESINSINPIVFFIGYFASCLFGIYLFSKSDSPVVSFIGYNFVVVPFGLIINLVVSQYNPDIVLEAIRVTGMVTFVMMLLGSMYPAFFNKIAGGLTIALLCVIVVELIEIYIFNTHHGVLDWIVAIIFCGYIGYDWARANAIPKTYDNAVDSAAALYMDIINLFLRILRILGRR
- a CDS encoding type II toxin-antitoxin system RelE family toxin; this encodes MTYKLKFLPAAKKEWDKLRDYDYVYKIKLRTVGYRLAYEVSDDEIVVYVLAVGKRDKNAIYKK
- a CDS encoding MetQ/NlpA family ABC transporter substrate-binding protein, with the translated sequence MGKDKLIYRCFLSCSLLLSLVACNQGDEQLLKVGATVGPHAQVIEAVVIEARKQGLNVKLVEFSDFIAPNAALASGDIDLNSYQHLPFLLNYNKHNETHLISLGSSILMRMGIYSSKYSAVNELPDNALIAIPNDPTNAGRGLLLLADAKLITLKENVGYQATLNDIKTNPKHFRFIEIEAAQLPRSLEDVDAATITMNYVMSAGLDPNKQGIYLEPKTAPLAVMIIAARRADKNNATYKKFVEIYHSKPIRDFIKKTFKGTIEPAY
- a CDS encoding AAA family ATPase, with translation MQTITLTLIRGLPGSGKSTLAKTIDAYHLETDMYFIDTNGHYKFDAMQLKKAHLWCLTQCELQLKKSNNVVVSNTFVQQWEMSSYRSLAKKYHAKLNIRVCTGSFNNQHQVPQETLLKMQKKWQD
- a CDS encoding methyl-accepting chemotaxis protein, producing MFKNLSLKNKLSISASFALIIGALLIEILSFNASLNRLDIEVEERLKNSASSYNRYVEDWLSSKEDALTSLSYDVQEDTIISHLKQMKNSGDFENVFLAYPDGSQKNANGVILPSQNNDPRKWEWYTQAQSNSVFLSDPSIAAASGQYVVSIGTRIHLFTKSLVLGADIKITDIIENTKKVILPGDGSMFIVTTNGNIFSHENVSLLNKNVSALGIQERDIRDVIQSTKNKKIMINGVEHILFVMPIKGTHLNTVVIVNYDSLISPLYATFMSFLLVIGLIVLVCSILFNALCNILFKPLQNISYALAQISSGNGDLTLRIKVESNDEVGRLANGFNVFVDSLQQLILHVRNQAEQLNEQSELGVQRAHIATQKLTQQQQEITMVATAVTEMASATQEIASHAEQTAEAAQNSTHSTQNGHDLVINTKASINDLAKELTEASTVIEALNTHASEISSVLATIQGIAEQTNLLALNAAIEAARAGEQGRGFAVVADEVRVLSQRTHSSTEEIKLTIDTLQKTTQHAVALMKSSYALANNSVEDANKASAALEEISSSVSVISDMATQIATAAEEQSHVTNDISQNVTIIKDGTDQLAEGSEEDLLGSNELKQHAEELSKKVAMFKLS
- a CDS encoding AzlD domain-containing protein; the protein is MHHINLDTYVLITASMVIATFIIRFSIIGLAGRFNMPERFKKTLRFVPVTVLPAIIAVSILGSGEHMEFNLHNPKVLAAIVCTLVSFKFDLIWVVISGIASLLFFQYFLCYLC
- a CDS encoding AzlC family ABC transporter permease, whose amino-acid sequence is MNKKYLLMGLKAIFPLCIGGFPFSFIVGAISISVGMSITESTFWSFTVFAGSAQMVALGLIQSSASILIIMLTTFIINLRHVLYSASMAEYMKDYSFPMRALMSFGLTDEVYAATIDEMKLNKGNRHWFYLGAMGGFWFTWVIANFLGAIVGSSFPEIANYGLDFAMVAAFIAIVIPQVKTRECITAAVVATITGILLSGLPYSLGLVIAACTGVFAGYRMDLSTEAMQKEESLLTGQQRDDKYIEIKASNEGII
- a CDS encoding RidA family protein, producing the protein MKKIITANSAPEAIGPYSHGNKFENLIFTSGQLPVCKEKGGVVDGGITEQSQQSLQNLKAVLEAGGGSLDTVLKTTCYLADINDFAAFNKVYSEFFKTECPARSCFAVKDLPLNVRVEVEAIAYSK